A part of Carcharodon carcharias isolate sCarCar2 chromosome 6, sCarCar2.pri, whole genome shotgun sequence genomic DNA contains:
- the ankrd12 gene encoding ankyrin repeat domain-containing protein 12 isoform X3 yields the protein MPKSGSARTAQTESSDCNSNMVEKQTGRKNKEKVSSYNRTPKIDRSELEKEVKEKTSMKRKLPFTVSPSRSEQRESDTEKEGPEKKKMKKEPGNKKSVPVCKATLGGILIGYPLSERQQMALVMQMTARDNSPDSTPNHPSQATPGQKKTPSSSSRQKDKVNKRNERGETPLHMAAIRGETKQVKELISQGADVNVKDFAGWTPLHEACNLGFYEVAKQLILAGADVNTQGLDNDTPLHDAASNGHRDIVKLLLRNGGDAYQMNHRGERPVDVADSDEMEQLLKGELPLSDDEDDDSCTESEELPSVNPSSVDDNVDDSEPEKELKTDANQQLTPCKSIASSALDEYEFKDDDDEEDEEVEEMGKLVDQKRIRRKDGKKNTIKENSSYLTPPKLELQKPFKIKKQKAARVLVSSSSESSDEELHQEKKTCSASSLEVVPDSSKSDVRTKKENLVTIEQKEKGKGKKKMKKQSKNKENQEFKQEKEEKENAKLMLFSTCSDLDSLERTREEDSFRKSLCMKDDSSGHQFHLSTAKSPKHACGLSEKRAKPLKQENAKTGPSSGGSDMSFQSEVVRFDHLTDSDYTSESSSNKSFKYKAKTKHRKKGLHVEFVDKSGQRSKEEETGMFDNMEEVLKKTDKDGKVIKKHKLKHKDKEKNKIKKEHENERGKHRQKEGEKDVYPEFDREYWKENFFKNDDTNETFKDENSDLAPSEKSLKDKTPIKEEKTKEKYFKEEKSFKEDREKEKSKKNKKEKHSKEEKEIKLTNLEERKEIVLADKDDSIYSSVIVKKEHTELSEKEKGTDKDKSDTPDREKKENKEKSEKKSPTKERELEKLEKKYSDREKKIKHENRLEKEKPEFHEKSQEKTFSKLQDSGERTKEKDRSSNLYPTTEKIHRENDKLKNIFSVRKPDEKEKSKEKLEKKHEREKSERERHCSGMKDKVEKEKHATEKKAKLSEKDLQDVTPSKAVKVKEKDRDTEKEKKKEKSREREGDLVTNSKHLQDEKKRNTVEGSKASHDKLFSSKDKIKEDFLKTPETREKERKEKDRQKERVPVNATVKAKLKEVEADKLKSKDSSSAKDVRPKEKRLVNDDLMQTSFERMLSLKDLEIEQWHKKHKEKIKLKEKERQRHRSGIELTKIKEREKLKSSTANKELTRSKSSDPSEAHSKDKQLKDVNNVRSLSTDAKQNLPDTPRPFISCESNLTASPRQERDRAGLTSRSISMISVASSEDSCQTSAVATPRPLTDYDSDFTIEGSESQSSFSQSVFLSSAKSPAVYDRDSDVLAELPDRLKSPYSSKLSGSYLRSVSADNARYENECRLVGDIRRCSIPAIANEHDKPSHKQLEGNLPLSSEKQYSFSPAVQPQACTSPRPEPLPDSGTEEGTFNSTSCLQPSVSTPPAVIVPSSTNYLAQDANPNSIIQNTSQQMTVVQPQLNCLIGSIQPNKPLEMSYDRLDPPPHSNNDGYSSSACEKNSFSPLHVSQEWGCSEQLTSELVSKSPQIPCSEPSQVANLQEPPSYFSPTHSSNTSCMRSSLDNDITPRVLFWSKCGTQEDLPQTQTLQDTDQSLVSCKPHSECAGMADGKDTKYPSLDSNADLTSQKTVEDISNYCKSDELQGLEENFSPSCSALSDSNNVNESLVDHTRPIQSTLTESQEKTEEGTKNITSAIHEPTCIQESSTLDKVPVASVDEIQSEPTEELPEATPSTENTHTNSIIDEPQSLESKAQDQDSSLEMEVSQLSTTATQDAVVMHEAAPDERRQSTESTKEELEEQMEANRTEQDIPQRITRNRANILANQSKQSAVNCAQLPDKDTESSTPVKTKAKFTEEEEGQVHHPHKRKMPRVPHPAQVKSTLQQAKEKTQQSLAAIVDSLKLEEIQPYHSEKANPYYEYLHIRKKIEEKRKVLCSVTPQAPQFYDEFVTFTGSYLLDGNPLSKLCIPTITPPPSLSEALKELFRQHEVIRMKLRLQHSIEREKLIMSNEQEVLRVHYRAARTLANQTLPFSACTVLLDAEVYNMPQDPQGDENKTSVRDRFNARQFMSWLQDVDDKFDKLKTCLLMRQQHEAAAMNAVQRLEWQLKLQELDPSSHKSLSIFEIPEFYIPLVDVNDDFDLTPI from the exons aaaaAGAAGGTCCtgagaaaaagaaaatgaaaaaggaGCCTGGAAATAAAAAATCCGTTCCTGTTTGCAAAGCCACGCTTGGTGGCATACTTATTGGGTATCCACTGTCGGAACGTCAGCAGATGGCTCTAGTGATGCAGATGACTGCAAGAGATAACAGTCCAG ATTCTACTCCGAACCACCCATCTCAAGCAACACCAGGGCAGAAAAAAACTCCAAGCTCCTCAtccagacaaaaagacaaagttaataaACGAAATGAGCGAGGAGAAACACCATTACACATGGCAGCCATTCGTGGTGAAACCAAGCAAGTCAAAGAGCTCATCAGTCAGGGTGCTGATGTTaatgtcaaagactttgctg GCTGGACTCCACTACATGAAGCCTGCAACTTGGGTTTCTATGAAGTTGCTAAACAGCTAATACTAGCAGGGGCAGATGTGAACACCCAGGGACTTGATAATGATACTCCTCTGCATGATGCTGCAAGCAATGGACACAGAGAT ATTGTGAAACTGCTTTTGCGCAATGGTGGGGATGCATATCAAATGAATCACCGTGGAGAGCGTCCCGTGGATGTAGCTGATTCAGATGAAATGGAGCAGCTTCTGAAAGGAGAGCTTCCTCTTTCTGATGATGAAGATGATGACAGTTGTACAG AATCTGAAGAGTTACCTTCTGTGAATCCATCTAGTGTGGACGACAATGTGGATGATTCCGAACCAGAAAAAGAATTAAAAACTGATGCCAATCAGCAATTGACGCCCTGCAAATCAATTGCGTCATCTGCACTGGATGAATATGAATTCAAGGATGATGATGACGAGGAAGATGAAGAAGTAGAAGAAATGGGCAAGCTTGTAGATCAGAAAAGGATTCGAAGAAAGGATGGTAAAAAGAATACCATAAAAGAAAACAGCAGCTATTTAACGCCACCAAAGCTAGAATTGCAGAAACCAttcaaaattaaaaagcagaaagcagcaagagttctTGTTTCATCTAGCTCTGAAAGCTCAGACGAAGAGCTACATCAAGAGAAAAAAACTTGTTCAGCAAGCTCTCTAGAGGTTGTTCCAGATAGCAGTAAATCTGATGTAAGGACTAAGAAAGAAAATctggttaccattgaacagaaagagaaaggaaaaggGAAGAAAAAGATGAAGAAACAAAGTAAAAACAAAGAGAATCAGGAGTTCAAACAGGAGAAAGAAGAGAAGGAAAATGCTAAATTGATGCTTTTCTCCACTTGCTCTGATTTGGACTCATTAGAACGTACAAGAGAGGAAGATTCGTTCAGGAAGTCTTTGTGTATGAAAGATGATTCTTCAGGTCATCAGTTCCACCTTTCAACTGCCAAGTCACCTAAACATGCATGTGGATTAAGTGAAAAACGAGCAAAACCACTTAAACAGGAAAATGCCAAAACAGGCCCATCTTCAGGAGGCTCAGACATGTCTTTTCAGTCTGAAGTTGTGCGATTTGATCATCTTACAGACTCTGACTACACCTCTGAGAGTTCCAGCAACAAGTCTTTTAAGTACAAAGCAAAGACTAAGCATCGCAAAAAGGGTCTACACGTGGAATTTGTTGATAAGTCTGGAcagagaagcaaagaggaagAGACGGGCATGTTTGATAACATGGAAGAAGTGCTTAAAAAGACAGACAAGGATGGCAAAGTTATAAAAAAGCATAAGCTAAAGCATAAAGataaagagaaaaacaaaattaaaaaagaGCATGAAAATGAAAGAGGAAAACATAGACAAAAAGAGGGTGAAAAAGATGTATACCCTGAGTTTGATAGAGAATACTGGAAAGAGAACTTTTTCAAAAATGATGACACTAATGAAACATTCAAAGATGAAAACTCTGATTTAGCCCCATCAGAAAAGTCATTGAAAGATAAAACTCCAATTAAAGAAGAGAAAACAAAGGAGAAGTATTTTAAAGAAGAAAAATCTTTCAAAGAGGACAGAGAAAAGGAAAAGTctaaaaagaataaaaaagaaaaacactctaaagaagaaaaagaaattaAACTTACCAATCTGGAAGAAAGAAAGGAAATTGTGCTTGCAGACAAAGATGACTCAATTTACTCAAGTGTCATTGTGAAAAAAGAGCACACTGAATTATCTGAGAAGGAGAAAGGTACAGATAAAGACAAATCTGATACTCcagatagagaaaagaaggaAAACAAAGAGAAAAGTGAAAAGAAGTCCCCAACTAAAGAAAGAGAGTTGGAAAAGTTAGAGAAAAAATATTCTGATAGAGAGAAGAAAATAAAAcatgaaaatagattggagaaagaGAAACCTGAGTTTCATGAAAAATCACAGGAAAAAACATTTAGTAAGTTACAAGACAgtggagagagaacaaaagaaaaAGATCGATCTAGCAACTTGTACCCGACTACAGAGAAGATCCACCGGGAAAATGATAAATTGAAGAATATATTCTCAGTTAGAAAACctgatgagaaagaaaagagtaAGGAAAAATTAGAGAAAAAGCATGAGAGAGAAAAAAGTGAAAGGGAGCGCCACTGTAGTGGGATGAAGGACAAAGTGGAAAAAGAAAAACATGCTACAGAGAAGAAGGCAAAATTATCTGAAAAAGATTTGCAAGATGTCACTCCTAGTAAAGCTGTCAAAGTGAAGGAAAAAGACAGAGATACAGAAAAGGAGAAGAAGAAAGAGAAGTCGAGGGAAAGAGAGGGTGACCTTGTGACAAACTCCAAGCACTTGCAAGACGAGAAGAAACGTAACACTGTTGAGGGTAGCAAAGCATCTCATGATAAATTATTTTCCTCAAAGGATAAAATCAAGGAGGACTTTCTTAAAACTCCTGAaacaagagagaaggaaaggaaggaaaaagaCAGACAAAAAGAGAGAGTGCCAGTAAATGCCACTGTTAAAGCAAAGCTTAAAGAAGTAGAAGCTGACAAACTGAAGTCTAAAGACTCTAGTTCTGCAAAGGACGTGCGGCCAAAAGAGAAGCGGCTAGTAAATGATGACTTAATGCAGACCAGTTTTGAAAGGATGCTCAGTCTAAAGGATCTAGAAATTGAACAATGGCACAAAAAGCACAAAGAGAAGATAAAGCTCAAAGAAAAGGAAAGACAGAGGCATCGATCTGGCATTGAGCTCACAAAAATAAAAGAACGAGAAAAACTGAAGAGTTCAACAGCAAACAAAGAACTTACTAGATCAAAAAGTTCAGATCCATCAGAAGCGCACTCTAAAGACAAGCAGCTGAAAGATGTTAACAATGTGAGATCATTGTCCACCGATGCAAAACAAAATTTGCCAGATACACCAAGACCTTTCATAAGTTGTGAAAGTAATTTAACTGCATCTCCCAGACAAGAACGTGATCGGGCAGGGCTAACGTCaagatctatatcaatgatttctgTTGCAAGTTCTGAAGATTCTTGTCAGACTTCAGCTGTAGCAACGCCACGGCCTTTAACAGACTATGATTCAGATTTCACTATTGAGGGTTCTGAGTCTCAGTCTTCCTTTTCTCAATCAGTATTTCTGTCCAGTGCCAAATCACCTGCTGTATATGACCGAGACTCTGATGTTTTAGCTGAATTGCCAGATCGACTTAAATCACCATACTCCAGTAAACTTTCAGGATCTTATCTGAGATCAGTCTCTGCTGACAATGCTAGATATGAGAATGAGTGCCGATTAGTTGGCGATATTCGGAGATGTAGTATACCAGCTATTGCAAATGAACATGATAAACCGTCCCACAAGCAACTTGAAGGTAACCTGCCGCTTTCAAGTGAAAAACAATATAGTTTTTCACCAGCAGTGCAACCTCAAGCCTGTACTTCTCCTCGACCAGAACCACTTCCAGACAGTGGCACTGAAGAGGGCACATTTAATAGTACTTCCTGTTTACAACCTTCTGTTTCCACACCGCCTGCTGTCATTGTGCCAAGCAGCACTAATTATTTAGCGCAGGATGCAAATCCCAACAGCATAATTCAAAATACTTCCCAGCAGATGACCGTGGTACAGCCACAACTAAACTGCTTGATTGGTAGCATTCAGCCAAATAAACCATTGGAAATGTCTTATGATAGGCTTGATCCTCCTCCACACAGTAATAATGATGGGTATTCCTCTTCAGCTTGTGAGAAAAACAGTTTTAGCCCATTACATGTTTCAcaagagtggggatgttcagAGCAGTTGACATCAGAATTGGTATCAAAGTCCCCACAGATACCTTGCAGTGAGCCTTCCCAAGTGGCAAATCTCCAAGAACCACCATCTTATTTTTCACCTACACATTCTTCCAATACATCATGTATGAGGTCATCGCTAGATAATGATATTACCCCTCGAGTTCTCTTTTGGTCAAAATGTGGAACTCAAGAAGATTTACCACAAACTCAAACTTTGCAAGATACAGATCAGTCTTTAGTTTCATGCAAACCACACTCGGAGTGTGCGGGAATGGCTGATGGAAAGGATACTAAATATCCTTCTCTTGATTCAAATGCTGACCTTACTAGTCAGAAGACTGTGGAAGATATTTCGAATTATTGCAAATCAGATGAATTGCAGGGCTTGGAAGAGAATTTCTCTCCATCATGCTCAGCATTATCAGATAGCAATAATGTGAATGAAAGCCTTGTGGACCACACAAGGCCTATACAGAGTACATTAACTGAATCTCAAGAAAAGACTGAAGAAGGTACAAAAAATATCACTTCAGCTATCCATGAGCCAACATGTATTCAAGAGAGCTCAACACTAGACAAAGTGCCAGTAGCCTCAGTTGATGAAATACAGTCTGAGCCAACAGAAGAACTACCTGAAGCAACACCTTCCACtgaaaatacacacacaaattcaaTAATTGATGAGCCTCAGTCCTTGGAAAGTAAAGCTCAAGACCAAGATTCCTCATTGGAGATGGAAGTTTCTCAACTTTCTACCACTGCTACTCAAGATGCTGTAGTGATGCATGAGGCAGCACCAGATGAACGAAGGCAATCCACTGAGTCAACAAAAGAGGAGCTGGAAGAGCAAATGGAAGCTAACCGAACAGAACAAGATATTCCTCAGAGGATTACTCGTAACAGAGCAAACATACTAGCCAATCAAAGCAAACAATCTGCTGTCAACTGTGCGCAGCTGCCTGACAAAGATACAGAATCCTCCACACCTGTGAAAACCAAGGCTAAGTTTACAGAGGAGGAAGAAGGTCAGGTGCATCATCCACATAAACGAAAGATGCCACGAGTTCCACATCCTGCGCAAGTGAAATCTACATTGCAACAAGCTAAGGAAAAGACTCAGCAGTCACTGGCAGCCATTGTAGATTCTTTAAAACTAGAAGAAATTCAACCTTACCATTCAGAAAAGGCAAACCCTTACTATGAATATCTCCACATTCGAAAAAAGATAGAAGAAAAGCGTAAAGTGCTATGTAGTGTCACTCCTCAAGCACCGCAGTTTTATGATGAATTTGTTACATTCACTGGATCATACCTGCTGGATGGAAACCCTTTGAGCAAACTTTGCATACCGACT ATAACTCCTCCTCCATCATTGTCAGAAGCACTGAAAGAACTCTTCAGGCAACATGAAGTTATACGAATGAAGCTTCGATTACAGCATAGTATTGAACGG GAGAAACTCATTATGTCAAATGAGCAGGAGGTTCTGAGAGTCCATTACCGTGCAGCAAGGACACTAGCAAATCAGACTTTGCCTTTTAGTGCCTGTACTGTGCTTCTGGACGCAGAAGTTTACAATATGCCTCAGGACCCTCAG GGTGATGAAAACAAAACATCAGTGAGAGATCGATTCAATGCACGTCAATTTATGTCATGGTTGCAGGATGTGGATGATAAGTTTGATAAATTAAAG